The Pseudanabaena sp. FACHB-2040 DNA segment CGGGACAGTGTTTACGTAGTAACGGCAGAAGTGCCTCTCCTAGATGAAAGGGTCGTCCGCGATTCTGGGGGGCATAGCCAGCTGCGCGCCGTAATCGAAACGCCTGTGGATCTCGATGGTCAGCTCTGGCCCATCGAGCTGACCTTGACCAACCGGGATGTAATGGGCTTTCGGATGCTGCTGGGGCGGCAGGCGATTCGACACCGTTTCTTGGTAGATTCAGGTCGCTCCTATTTGCAAAGTTCAAAGCGTCTGCACGGACCTAAAGTCTAAGAATTTCCCATCAATATGAAAATTGCTATTCTCTCAAGAGATCAGACGCTGTACTCAACTCGGCGGCTGAAGGAAGCCGGGGAGGGCCGAGGGCATGACATGCAGGTGATTGACCACCTGCGCTGCTACATGAACATTACCTCCCACAAACCAATCGTGATGTACCAGGGCAAGCCGCTGGAAGACATGGATGCAGTGATCCCACGCATCGGAGCCTCGAATACATTTTATGGAACGGCGGTCGTGCGCCAGTTTGAGGTGATGGGAGTGTTTACGGCCAACGAATCTCAGGCGATCTCGCGTGCTCGGGACAAGTTGCGCTGTCTACAAATCCTGGCGCGTCAAGGGATCGGTCTGCCGGTTACAGGCTTTGCCCACTCAACCAAGGATATTGAGGGCCTGATTGACATCGTTGGTGGGGCTCCCCTGGTGATCAAGCTGCTGGAAGGAACCCAGGGCATTGGTGTGGTGCTGGCCGAGACTCAGCAGGCTGCTAAGTCTGTGATTGAGGCGTTTAGAGGACTAGACGCCAATATTCTGGTGCAGGAATTTATTAAGGAAGCGGGTGGCGCAGACATTCGCTGCTTTGTGATTGGTGAAAAAGTGGTGGCGGCAATGAAGCGCCAGGGAGGGGCGGGCGAATTTCGCTCCAACCTGCATCGAGGGGGGACTGCCAGCAAGATCCGCCTGACTCCAGAGGAACGCAGCACTGCGATTCGGGCGGCCAAGGCAATGGGGCTGCGGGTCGCTGGAGTGGATTTGCTGC contains these protein-coding regions:
- a CDS encoding ATP-dependent zinc protease produces the protein MLHPPSPHSLLPIIGWREWVALPELGITGIKAKIDTGARSSAIHAFDVETFQSQGQSMVRFKVHPLQRDSVYVVTAEVPLLDERVVRDSGGHSQLRAVIETPVDLDGQLWPIELTLTNRDVMGFRMLLGRQAIRHRFLVDSGRSYLQSSKRLHGPKV
- the rimK gene encoding 30S ribosomal protein S6--L-glutamate ligase yields the protein MKIAILSRDQTLYSTRRLKEAGEGRGHDMQVIDHLRCYMNITSHKPIVMYQGKPLEDMDAVIPRIGASNTFYGTAVVRQFEVMGVFTANESQAISRARDKLRCLQILARQGIGLPVTGFAHSTKDIEGLIDIVGGAPLVIKLLEGTQGIGVVLAETQQAAKSVIEAFRGLDANILVQEFIKEAGGADIRCFVIGEKVVAAMKRQGGAGEFRSNLHRGGTASKIRLTPEERSTAIRAAKAMGLRVAGVDLLRSNHGPVVMEVNSSPGLEGIETATGIDVAAKIIEFIEKNTGPNKPEKGRDRIKY